From the Paludisphaera mucosa genome, one window contains:
- a CDS encoding porin, protein MRSRLFVMLASCFLPAGAFAADEPTTPSRAAADAGALDARFRDLEAMNRAILERLDRSERERKAADERYRSLEDRYDELRRQLDGEDEGPRGPKAEPEGEAATGLDPLPRSEAFKDSPSDRDESTGDQADESAGPRPWDELPLRALLNDEGFGLRSWDDEYQLRFRVLDQTDFKVFSPGNQVPAASGLYIPRVRVYFEGRLTKLFDYEVSIQRSVEGVWDLLDGNVDVNFSPRFRLKFGRTLVPYSYDWYDHLEQYFITPERSLFPLNFGLSRSAGLMAHGLLFDERLQYAVGGFDGHLSGVADENTTRDVVSYLNFKPFLKSEGMSLLRDLNVGVSGYIGNQVLPQQPLPMRTSLQSSENDEAAQRATSVFMVFNEDAYISGEHSALAAHLAWYAGGMSFEAEWQGSRDHYTRSGIPFRLFSVPVSGNHFTLAYFLTGEKVRDRSRVDPLRPFDPGRNSWGPGAIEPFARYSELSLGDEVFRAGLADRNLWTNGMGMTDVGFNWYLTSYLKLYFDWQRSYYDSPVQLNSELRSLTNDLFWIRGQLYY, encoded by the coding sequence ATGCGGTCCAGGTTGTTCGTCATGCTGGCGTCGTGCTTCTTGCCCGCCGGGGCGTTTGCGGCCGACGAGCCGACGACGCCCTCCCGCGCGGCCGCCGACGCCGGCGCGCTCGACGCCCGCTTCCGCGACCTGGAGGCCATGAACCGGGCGATTCTCGAACGGCTCGACCGCTCCGAACGCGAGCGAAAGGCGGCGGACGAACGCTACCGGTCCCTGGAGGACCGGTACGACGAGCTGCGTCGTCAGCTCGACGGCGAGGACGAAGGCCCTCGCGGACCGAAGGCCGAACCCGAGGGCGAGGCCGCGACCGGGCTCGACCCCCTGCCCCGCTCGGAAGCTTTCAAGGACTCGCCCTCGGATCGCGACGAATCGACGGGCGACCAGGCGGACGAGTCGGCCGGCCCTCGGCCGTGGGACGAGCTTCCGCTGCGGGCCCTGCTCAACGACGAGGGCTTCGGCCTGCGGTCGTGGGACGACGAGTACCAGCTCCGCTTCCGGGTCCTGGACCAGACCGACTTCAAGGTCTTCTCGCCGGGGAACCAGGTCCCCGCGGCCAGCGGCCTGTACATCCCCCGCGTGCGCGTCTACTTCGAGGGCCGGCTCACCAAGCTGTTCGACTACGAGGTCTCGATCCAGCGCAGCGTCGAAGGCGTCTGGGACCTGCTCGACGGCAACGTCGACGTCAACTTCAGCCCGCGCTTCCGCCTCAAGTTCGGCCGGACCCTGGTGCCGTACAGCTACGACTGGTACGACCACCTGGAGCAGTACTTCATCACCCCCGAGCGGTCGCTCTTCCCGCTCAACTTCGGCCTTTCGCGGTCGGCCGGCCTCATGGCCCATGGGCTCCTGTTCGACGAACGCCTGCAGTACGCCGTCGGCGGCTTCGACGGCCATCTCAGCGGAGTCGCCGACGAGAACACGACGCGCGACGTCGTCTCGTACCTCAACTTCAAGCCGTTCCTGAAGTCCGAGGGGATGAGCCTGCTGCGCGACCTCAACGTCGGCGTCTCGGGCTACATCGGCAACCAGGTCCTGCCCCAGCAGCCGCTGCCGATGCGGACCTCGCTCCAGTCGTCGGAGAACGACGAGGCCGCCCAGCGCGCGACCTCGGTCTTCATGGTGTTCAACGAGGACGCCTACATCAGCGGCGAGCACTCCGCCCTGGCGGCCCACCTCGCCTGGTACGCCGGCGGGATGTCGTTCGAGGCCGAATGGCAGGGGAGCCGCGACCATTACACTCGCAGCGGCATCCCTTTCCGGTTGTTCTCGGTGCCGGTGAGCGGCAACCACTTCACGCTCGCCTACTTCCTCACCGGAGAGAAGGTCCGCGACCGCAGCCGGGTCGATCCCCTCCGCCCCTTCGACCCCGGGCGGAATTCGTGGGGCCCCGGCGCCATCGAGCCGTTCGCCCGCTACAGCGAGCTGAGCCTGGGCGACGAGGTCTTCCGCGCCGGCCTGGCCGACCGCAACCTCTGGACCAACGGCATGGGCATGACCGACGTCGGCTTCAACTGGTACCTGACGAGCTACCTGAAGCTCTACTTCGACTGGCAACGCTCGTACTATGACAGCCCGGTGCAGCTCAACTCCGAGCTGCGCAGCCTGACCAACGACCTCTTCTGGATCCGCGGGCAGCTCTACTACTGA
- a CDS encoding NAD-dependent epimerase/dehydratase family protein, with translation MSQSNAPRRALVTGATGLLGSHLVERLRARGDGVRALVRASSDTTFLDELGVESSPGDLLDVASVERALDGVDVVYHCAAKVGDWGPWREFQVGGIDATRNLAEASARAGVARFVHVSSTSAYGHPRDREEPIVESHPLGENIWVLDYYTRSKVECERILWRMAEEGRLPLTVIRPSWIFGERDRTTIPRLIREFRWGRVSIVGKGDNPLSAVYAGVVADAAILAADDPGSKGEAYNITSHSPITQREFLDMLADAIGVPRVTWRYPSWYAFYGGFALELRERLLRNPKPPRVTRYGAWLLGRRLSYSTEKARRKLGWTPALTYRESLDRTVRWFLEDEAARVPHRRTPAMVAVRRALGGFRTARPAGPPSSPDSTPAASEREP, from the coding sequence ATGAGCCAGTCCAACGCCCCTCGTCGGGCCCTCGTCACCGGCGCGACCGGGCTGCTGGGGAGCCATCTCGTCGAACGCCTGCGGGCGCGGGGCGACGGCGTCCGGGCGCTCGTCCGGGCGTCCAGCGACACGACGTTCCTCGACGAGCTGGGCGTCGAGTCCTCTCCGGGGGACCTGCTCGATGTGGCCTCGGTCGAGCGGGCCCTGGACGGCGTGGACGTCGTCTACCACTGCGCGGCGAAGGTCGGCGACTGGGGACCCTGGCGCGAGTTCCAGGTCGGCGGCATCGACGCCACCCGCAATCTCGCCGAGGCGTCGGCCCGCGCCGGCGTCGCGCGGTTCGTCCACGTCAGCTCCACGAGCGCCTACGGCCATCCCCGCGACCGCGAGGAGCCGATCGTCGAGTCGCATCCGCTGGGCGAGAACATCTGGGTCCTCGACTACTACACCCGGAGCAAGGTCGAGTGCGAGCGGATCCTGTGGCGGATGGCCGAGGAGGGCCGGTTGCCGCTGACCGTCATCCGCCCGAGCTGGATCTTCGGCGAACGCGATCGGACCACGATCCCCCGGCTGATCCGCGAGTTCCGCTGGGGCCGGGTCTCGATCGTGGGGAAGGGCGACAACCCCCTGAGCGCCGTGTACGCCGGCGTGGTGGCCGACGCCGCGATCCTGGCGGCCGACGACCCGGGCTCGAAGGGCGAGGCGTACAACATCACCAGCCACTCGCCGATCACCCAGCGCGAGTTCCTGGACATGCTCGCCGACGCGATCGGCGTCCCCCGAGTGACCTGGCGGTATCCCTCCTGGTACGCGTTCTACGGCGGGTTCGCGCTCGAGCTTCGGGAACGCCTGCTGCGCAACCCGAAGCCCCCCCGCGTCACGCGGTACGGGGCCTGGCTGCTGGGCCGCCGCCTCAGCTACAGCACCGAGAAGGCCCGCCGCAAGCTGGGCTGGACTCCCGCCCTGACCTACCGCGAGAGCCTCGACCGCACGGTGCGCTGGTTCCTGGAAGACGAGGCCGCGCGGGTGCCGCACCGCCGGACGCCGGCGATGGTCGCCGTCCGCCGCGCCCTGGGCGGGTTCAGAACGGCTCGACCGGCTGGGCCGCCTTCGTCGCCGGATTCGACGCCGGCCGCGTCGGAGCGGGAGCCGTAG
- a CDS encoding aldo/keto reductase codes for MQERVFGRLGWDVGEIGYGMWGLAGWTGNDDDETAAALERAVALGCNFFDTAWGYGEGRSERILGALLKKHADKRLYVATKIPPRNFQWPSRRGSTLDECFPPDHIREYTEKSLANLGVQTIDLQQFHVWEDAWARDDRWLRTVEDLRREGLVRGFGVSVNRWEPTNVVETLKTGAIDAVQVIYNIFDQAPEDELFPLCRERNIAVIARVPFDEGTLTGTLTKDAKWPEGDWRNTYFVPENLSRSVDRAEALRPLIPAVMTMPELALRFILQERTVSTIIPGMRKIRNVEANLAASDGRPLPAGLMAELRKHRWDRTPTAWSQ; via the coding sequence ATGCAAGAGCGCGTGTTCGGACGGCTGGGCTGGGACGTCGGCGAGATCGGCTACGGCATGTGGGGGCTGGCCGGCTGGACCGGCAACGACGACGACGAGACCGCCGCCGCCCTGGAGCGGGCCGTCGCGCTCGGCTGCAACTTCTTCGACACCGCCTGGGGCTACGGCGAGGGCCGCAGCGAGCGCATCCTCGGCGCACTCCTCAAGAAGCACGCCGACAAGCGGCTGTACGTCGCCACCAAGATCCCGCCCAGGAACTTCCAGTGGCCCTCGCGCCGCGGCTCCACGCTCGACGAATGCTTCCCGCCCGACCACATCCGCGAGTATACCGAGAAGTCGCTGGCGAACCTCGGCGTCCAAACGATCGACCTCCAGCAATTCCACGTCTGGGAAGACGCCTGGGCGCGGGACGATCGCTGGCTGCGCACCGTCGAGGACCTCAGGCGCGAGGGCCTCGTCCGGGGCTTCGGCGTGAGCGTTAACCGCTGGGAGCCCACCAACGTCGTCGAGACCCTCAAAACCGGCGCGATCGACGCCGTCCAGGTCATCTACAACATCTTCGACCAGGCTCCGGAGGACGAGCTGTTCCCGCTCTGCCGCGAGCGGAACATCGCCGTCATCGCCCGCGTCCCGTTCGACGAGGGGACGCTCACCGGCACCCTGACGAAGGATGCGAAGTGGCCCGAAGGGGACTGGCGGAATACCTACTTCGTGCCCGAGAACCTGTCGCGCAGCGTCGACCGCGCCGAGGCCCTGCGGCCCTTGATCCCGGCCGTCATGACGATGCCCGAACTGGCCCTCCGCTTCATCCTCCAGGAACGGACCGTCTCGACGATCATTCCGGGCATGCGGAAGATCCGCAACGTCGAGGCCAACCTCGCCGCCAGCGACGGCCGCCCGCTCCCCGCCGGCCTCATGGCCGAACTCCGCAAGCACCGCTGGGACCGCACGCCGACCGCCTGGTCGCAGTGA
- a CDS encoding right-handed parallel beta-helix repeat-containing protein, translated as MRTSFRTLLAAVAITSATLSLAAAPTSTRTWHVAPEPLRGLPPDVQLRTISEAAAKVEPGDRVVIHGGVYRESVTVEASGTVERPIRFEAAPGEAVVVSGADVIREWTREPGGRDVFSAPWPHRFIAWDPSGTHPGDDYHRMIGRCEQVFIGGYPHLQTLGREGLGRGTFYVDPEAKRLYVCPRDDTDLTKSPPLVEASSRQELWRSKGAYTHLRGVRFRYAANMAQHGAAIFEGDQGLVEDCIFEAMNSSGATFAAPNLTVRRCAFRGNGQLGFGAAGAHNLLFTECEVSGNNVKGFNRGWEAGGDKLTLCRGAVLEKSRFVANRGCGVWFDIGNEQSVVRNCLIADNEDAGVFYEISYGLHAHDNVIVGNGFRDTPGAWGAGAGIALSSSPGCLIERNLIVGNREGFSFREQGRTTPTIDDPAERPVWNHDERIRRNVLALNRDAQVRGWFDQDDGRHWPAALQQPGEKAKGGPSGPSLETLKIAFEGNFYDARPWQPLFVWGVDWKRHIAFASLEDVRSALGFEREGRAGEFRVADLLARDFRTPADGPAREMGCYPQGDVPGVRLGILPAR; from the coding sequence ATGAGGACATCCTTCCGGACCCTTTTGGCGGCCGTGGCGATCACCTCGGCGACGCTCTCCCTCGCGGCGGCGCCGACGTCCACCCGGACGTGGCACGTCGCCCCCGAGCCGTTGCGCGGGCTGCCGCCGGACGTCCAGCTCCGTACGATCTCGGAGGCCGCCGCGAAGGTCGAGCCGGGCGATCGGGTCGTGATCCACGGCGGGGTCTATCGCGAGTCCGTCACCGTGGAGGCGAGCGGCACGGTCGAGCGGCCCATCCGGTTCGAGGCCGCTCCCGGCGAGGCCGTCGTCGTCAGCGGCGCCGACGTGATCCGCGAGTGGACAAGGGAGCCAGGCGGCCGGGACGTCTTCAGCGCCCCGTGGCCGCACCGCTTCATCGCGTGGGACCCGTCGGGGACGCATCCGGGCGACGACTACCACAGGATGATCGGCCGCTGCGAGCAGGTCTTCATCGGGGGCTACCCGCACCTGCAAACGCTCGGCCGCGAGGGACTCGGACGGGGGACGTTCTACGTCGACCCGGAAGCCAAACGGCTCTACGTCTGCCCGCGCGACGATACGGACCTGACCAAATCGCCGCCGCTGGTCGAGGCGTCGAGCCGGCAAGAGCTGTGGCGGAGCAAGGGGGCTTACACCCATCTCCGCGGTGTCCGGTTCCGCTACGCGGCCAACATGGCCCAGCATGGAGCGGCGATCTTCGAGGGCGATCAAGGCCTCGTCGAGGACTGTATCTTCGAAGCGATGAACTCCAGCGGCGCGACCTTCGCGGCCCCCAACCTGACGGTCCGCCGCTGTGCGTTCCGGGGCAACGGGCAGCTCGGATTCGGGGCCGCCGGCGCGCACAACCTGCTGTTCACCGAGTGCGAGGTGAGCGGCAACAACGTCAAGGGATTCAACCGGGGCTGGGAGGCCGGCGGCGACAAGCTCACGCTTTGCCGCGGCGCGGTGCTGGAGAAGTCGCGGTTTGTGGCCAATCGGGGCTGCGGCGTCTGGTTCGACATCGGCAACGAGCAAAGCGTCGTCCGCAACTGCCTGATCGCCGACAACGAGGACGCCGGCGTCTTCTACGAGATCTCCTACGGCCTGCACGCGCACGACAACGTGATCGTCGGCAACGGCTTCCGCGACACCCCGGGCGCCTGGGGCGCGGGCGCGGGGATCGCGCTCTCGTCGTCGCCGGGCTGCCTCATCGAGCGCAACCTGATCGTCGGCAACCGCGAGGGCTTCAGCTTCCGCGAGCAGGGCCGCACGACGCCGACCATCGACGATCCCGCCGAACGCCCGGTGTGGAACCACGACGAGCGGATCCGTCGTAACGTCCTGGCGCTCAATCGCGACGCCCAGGTCCGAGGCTGGTTCGACCAGGACGACGGCCGGCACTGGCCCGCCGCGCTGCAGCAGCCCGGCGAGAAGGCGAAGGGCGGCCCGTCGGGTCCGAGCCTGGAGACGCTCAAGATCGCCTTCGAGGGCAATTTCTACGACGCGCGACCCTGGCAGCCCCTCTTCGTCTGGGGCGTCGACTGGAAACGCCACATCGCGTTCGCGAGCCTGGAAGACGTGCGATCCGCGCTGGGCTTCGAGCGCGAAGGCCGGGCCGGCGAATTCCGCGTCGCGGACCTCCTCGCGCGCGACTTCCGCACGCCTGCCGACGGCCCGGCTCGGGAGATGGGCTGCTATCCCCAGGGCGACGTGCCCGGCGTGAGGCTGGGTATCCTTCCGGCCCGTTGA
- a CDS encoding SUMF1/EgtB/PvdO family nonheme iron enzyme, which translates to MNGDAPDEYNLADLPESDQPEADPPPVKPTPPRAPGQPLPRMWKADPDDEPLPPATPSKSKAKAPEPPPQRRRSSSDDSGVGRKTGIKAKAELNDKGEKKVLIEDTPVLDTYETRQRIRVASGGLILFVVGLACYLVYSFFLYDPFPMGALPPEDGYVVETAPAVTKPDLESEARAMLARARESAKNGRTDEAVALLEQLAKGYKNTKTAAEAQEALKRPSQNMPLFLEGPTVAAAAPAPQPPTQPAPPPAVVDARPPTVEVRGNASLVPPVNPPETIAAPGGVAATVQPESPGELPDRRLPAGFAAKPGAGSDPSGWPLVILGDRDGAPMVFVPGGVFLMGEERDQQFASPEHKVRLSAYYIDQHEVTVGQFRRFLLETRYRGRPAMTWPLSDDKDKVEAEAKPMVMVNLADAAAFAEWAGKALPSEAQWEAAARTTDGRIYPWGDEPAQYAKKRAPRQVDAVMSFPEDKSPYEVFDLAGNVLEWTADVFDRGYYRTLAGQVVDDPVGPGARAGKYDVVVKGGKLGAASSREPIGPEKRLNYVGFRCALQVERSAARTETIAAPAPAPATAPAPTRPASNPATKAAQPVEPF; encoded by the coding sequence ATGAACGGTGACGCTCCGGACGAATACAACCTGGCCGACCTCCCGGAGTCGGATCAGCCCGAGGCCGATCCGCCGCCCGTCAAGCCGACCCCGCCCCGCGCGCCGGGACAGCCCTTGCCGCGGATGTGGAAGGCGGACCCGGACGACGAGCCGCTCCCGCCCGCGACGCCCTCGAAATCCAAGGCGAAGGCTCCCGAGCCGCCCCCCCAACGCCGACGCTCGTCTTCCGACGACAGCGGGGTCGGGCGGAAGACCGGGATCAAGGCCAAGGCCGAGCTGAACGACAAGGGCGAGAAGAAGGTCCTGATCGAGGACACCCCGGTCCTCGACACGTACGAGACCCGCCAGCGGATCCGCGTGGCCTCGGGCGGGCTGATCCTCTTCGTGGTCGGCCTGGCGTGCTACCTCGTCTACAGCTTCTTCCTCTACGACCCGTTCCCGATGGGCGCCCTGCCGCCCGAGGACGGCTACGTGGTCGAGACCGCCCCCGCGGTCACCAAGCCGGACCTGGAGTCCGAGGCCCGCGCCATGCTCGCGCGGGCGCGGGAGTCGGCCAAGAACGGCCGCACCGACGAGGCCGTCGCCCTGCTGGAACAGCTCGCCAAGGGCTACAAGAACACCAAGACGGCCGCCGAGGCGCAGGAGGCCCTCAAGCGGCCGTCGCAGAACATGCCGCTCTTCCTGGAAGGCCCGACCGTCGCCGCCGCGGCCCCCGCGCCCCAGCCTCCGACGCAGCCCGCGCCCCCGCCGGCCGTGGTCGACGCTCGCCCGCCGACCGTCGAGGTCCGCGGCAACGCCAGCCTCGTCCCGCCGGTCAATCCGCCCGAGACGATCGCGGCCCCCGGCGGCGTCGCGGCGACGGTCCAGCCCGAATCGCCCGGCGAGCTGCCCGATCGTCGGCTCCCCGCCGGCTTCGCGGCCAAGCCCGGGGCCGGCTCGGACCCCTCCGGCTGGCCCCTCGTCATCCTCGGCGACCGCGACGGCGCGCCGATGGTCTTCGTCCCGGGCGGCGTCTTCCTGATGGGCGAGGAACGCGACCAGCAATTCGCCTCGCCCGAGCACAAGGTCCGGCTGTCGGCGTATTACATCGACCAGCACGAGGTGACCGTCGGCCAGTTCCGACGCTTCCTGCTCGAGACCCGCTACCGGGGACGTCCCGCCATGACCTGGCCCCTGAGCGACGACAAGGACAAGGTCGAGGCGGAGGCGAAGCCGATGGTGATGGTCAACCTGGCCGACGCCGCGGCCTTCGCCGAGTGGGCCGGCAAGGCGCTGCCGAGCGAGGCCCAGTGGGAGGCCGCCGCGCGAACCACCGACGGCCGCATCTACCCCTGGGGGGACGAGCCCGCGCAATACGCCAAGAAGCGGGCGCCCCGCCAGGTCGACGCGGTCATGTCGTTCCCGGAGGACAAGTCGCCGTATGAGGTCTTCGACCTCGCCGGCAACGTCCTGGAATGGACGGCCGACGTCTTCGACCGCGGCTATTACCGCACCCTGGCCGGCCAGGTGGTCGACGACCCGGTCGGCCCGGGGGCCAGGGCGGGCAAGTACGACGTGGTCGTGAAGGGGGGCAAGCTCGGCGCGGCTTCGAGTCGCGAGCCGATCGGCCCCGAGAAGCGGCTCAACTACGTCGGCTTCCGCTGCGCCCTGCAGGTCGAGCGGTCGGCGGCCCGGACCGAGACGATCGCCGCCCCCGCCCCCGCCCCGGCTACGGCTCCCGCTCCGACGCGGCCGGCGTCGAATCCGGCGACGAAGGCGGCCCAGCCGGTCGAGCCGTTCTGA
- a CDS encoding dihydrofolate reductase has protein sequence MDVSLVVATTRDRVIGYEGHLPWRLPRDLKLFRRLTMGKPIIMGRKTYESLGRALPGRTNIVLSRGSLPHPPEVQVARSVEEALELARLTGSDEAAVIGGGQVYEAFLPLCSTIHLTLVEGAFEGDTYFPFDLTGSSGWRLEHEERWEADASNPFDASYRIYERVAAPAEAASG, from the coding sequence ATGGATGTTTCATTAGTGGTCGCGACGACTCGAGACCGTGTGATCGGCTACGAAGGGCATCTTCCGTGGCGACTCCCTCGGGATTTGAAGCTATTCCGACGGCTTACAATGGGTAAGCCAATTATCATGGGTCGTAAGACCTACGAATCGCTCGGCCGCGCCCTGCCGGGGCGGACGAACATCGTCCTCTCGCGCGGGTCGCTCCCGCACCCGCCCGAGGTGCAGGTCGCGCGCTCGGTCGAGGAAGCCCTGGAACTGGCCCGGCTCACCGGTAGCGACGAGGCCGCGGTCATCGGCGGCGGCCAGGTTTACGAGGCGTTCCTGCCGCTCTGTTCGACGATCCACCTCACGCTGGTCGAGGGGGCCTTCGAAGGCGACACCTACTTCCCGTTCGACCTGACGGGATCGTCGGGATGGCGGCTCGAACACGAGGAGCGATGGGAGGCCGACGCGTCGAATCCGTTCGACGCGTCGTATCGGATCTACGAGCGAGTGGCGGCCCCGGCGGAGGCCGCATCGGGCTAG
- a CDS encoding thymidylate synthase, with product MRQYLDLLKDVRENGLRKPTRAVLRSTGAKIDALSVFGRQIRFDLADGFPLVTTKKTAFNAIAHELIWFLRGSTNIAYLREHDVSIWDEWADADGELGPVYGKQWRSWQAPDGRVIDQIADVVAGIRAVVADPTASVGRRLIVSAWNPAEVGEMALPPCHTLFQFSVAAGRLSCQLYQRSADLFLGVPFNIASYALLTHLTGQVAGLQAGEFIHTFGDAHIYTNHLDQVDEQLGREPLPLPRLEIDPAVVDLASVERAQFTLVGYRSLPALRGEVAV from the coding sequence ATGCGCCAGTATCTCGACCTGCTGAAAGACGTCCGCGAGAACGGCCTGCGCAAGCCGACGCGGGCCGTCCTGCGCTCGACGGGCGCCAAGATCGACGCCCTCAGCGTCTTCGGCCGGCAGATCCGGTTCGACCTGGCCGACGGCTTCCCGCTGGTCACCACCAAGAAGACGGCGTTCAACGCGATCGCCCACGAGCTGATCTGGTTCCTGCGGGGCTCGACGAACATCGCCTATCTCCGCGAGCACGACGTCTCCATCTGGGACGAGTGGGCCGACGCGGACGGCGAGCTTGGGCCGGTGTACGGCAAGCAGTGGCGGTCGTGGCAGGCCCCCGACGGCCGCGTCATCGACCAGATCGCCGACGTCGTCGCCGGCATCCGCGCCGTGGTCGCCGACCCGACCGCGTCCGTCGGCCGTCGCCTGATCGTCTCGGCCTGGAACCCCGCGGAGGTCGGCGAGATGGCCCTCCCCCCCTGCCACACGCTCTTCCAGTTCAGCGTGGCCGCCGGCCGGCTCTCCTGCCAGCTCTACCAGCGCTCGGCCGACCTGTTCCTGGGGGTCCCGTTCAACATCGCCAGCTACGCCTTGCTCACCCACCTGACGGGGCAGGTGGCCGGCCTGCAGGCCGGCGAGTTCATCCACACGTTCGGCGACGCCCATATCTACACGAACCACCTGGACCAGGTGGACGAGCAGCTCGGTCGCGAGCCCCTCCCCTTGCCCCGGCTGGAGATCGACCCGGCGGTGGTCGACCTGGCGAGCGTCGAGCGGGCCCAATTCACGCTGGTTGGATACAGATCACTCCCCGCACTGCGTGGCGAGGTAGCGGTGTGA
- a CDS encoding efflux RND transporter periplasmic adaptor subunit: MPEETIDAGLLEQTKNQIRKLVAEIADLAESDVQPAEFYGEFLNRAVAATAASGGAFWLLDGRGGLRLQYQLDFAQTGLMDGRVKTAPHDALLGCMIQATQPQVIPPGAVIEGMPQAFNPTHLTVILAPLIVDKQVVGLLEILMDPSRRAAQQKSTLRFVGDLTDLAANYLKNRQMRQMVSQQRMWNQLETFTHQIHHTLDFKETCYAVVNDGKRLVGCDRLSVALKLSGRTLVEAISGQEVVEQRSNQVRELTKLCKAVLRSGEDLVYTGHTEGFAPDIRDALELYVDESGSKAVAVVLLYKPEKEEGTERKEKVAYGCLIAEQIGDEVAPTDMHARTEVVSRHASTALWNAQEHHRIFLRPVLKAMGSPWRLLRGRTLAKILAVLALVVAIIAALTFVPWNLRIEGRGSLLPEKRSIVYAPNPGIIVDVPVEHGGHVKQGEVIARLDSRELEKELKKLQAEYNKANSQGLILRQQEQAANQREQNKQEALQLEAQLTEAQITARSTKEQIDITKEQIQAMSVVAPHDGIITTWQVKQNLLGRPVDIGTELLQLAETDGEWVLEVEVPDDDMGPILAAQSKLDAEVAAGAKPAGSALSAYFVVMTEPEHRYQGYIRRIASKAETKTESAEQRHTVKVVVGFNDAVRNEFLARNQEFRPGAEVRARIDCGDARLAYVLFRKVVQVWHESVLFRWPFLR, encoded by the coding sequence ATGCCGGAAGAAACCATCGACGCCGGTCTGCTCGAGCAGACGAAGAATCAGATCCGCAAGCTGGTGGCCGAGATCGCCGACCTGGCCGAGTCGGACGTCCAGCCGGCCGAGTTCTACGGGGAGTTCCTCAACCGGGCCGTGGCGGCCACCGCCGCGTCCGGGGGCGCCTTCTGGCTGCTGGACGGCCGCGGCGGGCTGAGGCTCCAGTACCAGCTCGACTTCGCCCAGACGGGCCTGATGGACGGCCGCGTCAAGACGGCCCCGCACGACGCGCTGCTCGGCTGCATGATCCAGGCCACTCAGCCCCAGGTCATCCCCCCCGGCGCGGTGATCGAGGGCATGCCCCAGGCGTTCAACCCGACCCACCTGACGGTGATCCTGGCCCCGCTGATCGTCGACAAGCAGGTCGTCGGCCTGCTCGAGATCCTGATGGATCCCTCGCGGCGGGCGGCCCAGCAGAAGAGCACGCTGCGGTTCGTCGGCGACCTCACCGACCTGGCCGCGAACTATCTGAAGAACCGCCAGATGCGGCAGATGGTCTCGCAGCAGCGGATGTGGAACCAGCTCGAGACCTTCACCCACCAGATCCACCACACGCTCGACTTCAAGGAGACGTGCTACGCGGTCGTCAACGACGGCAAGCGGCTCGTCGGCTGCGACCGCCTGAGCGTCGCCCTGAAGCTCTCGGGGCGGACCCTGGTCGAGGCGATCAGCGGCCAGGAGGTCGTCGAGCAGCGGTCGAACCAGGTCCGCGAGCTGACCAAGCTCTGCAAGGCCGTCCTGCGGTCGGGCGAGGACCTGGTCTACACCGGCCACACCGAGGGCTTCGCCCCCGACATCCGCGACGCCCTGGAGCTGTACGTCGACGAGTCGGGCTCGAAGGCCGTCGCCGTGGTCCTGCTCTACAAGCCCGAGAAGGAAGAGGGGACCGAGCGCAAGGAGAAGGTGGCCTACGGCTGCCTGATCGCCGAGCAGATCGGCGACGAGGTCGCCCCGACCGACATGCACGCCCGGACCGAGGTGGTCTCGCGGCACGCCTCGACGGCCCTCTGGAACGCCCAGGAGCACCACCGGATCTTCCTCCGGCCGGTGCTCAAGGCGATGGGCTCGCCCTGGCGGCTGCTGCGGGGCCGGACCCTCGCCAAGATCCTGGCCGTGCTGGCCCTGGTCGTGGCGATCATCGCGGCCCTGACCTTCGTCCCCTGGAACCTGCGGATCGAGGGCCGCGGCTCGCTGCTCCCCGAGAAGCGGAGCATCGTCTACGCCCCCAACCCCGGCATCATCGTCGACGTCCCCGTCGAGCACGGCGGCCACGTCAAGCAGGGCGAGGTGATCGCCCGCCTCGACAGCCGCGAGCTGGAGAAGGAGCTGAAGAAGCTCCAGGCCGAGTACAACAAGGCCAACTCGCAGGGCCTGATCCTCCGCCAGCAGGAGCAGGCGGCCAACCAGCGCGAGCAGAACAAGCAGGAGGCGCTGCAGCTGGAGGCCCAGCTCACCGAGGCCCAGATCACCGCCCGCAGCACCAAGGAGCAGATCGACATCACCAAGGAGCAGATCCAGGCGATGTCGGTGGTCGCCCCCCACGACGGCATCATCACCACCTGGCAGGTCAAGCAGAACCTGCTGGGCCGGCCGGTCGACATCGGCACCGAGCTGCTCCAGCTCGCCGAGACCGACGGCGAGTGGGTGCTGGAGGTCGAGGTCCCCGACGACGACATGGGGCCCATCCTCGCCGCCCAGTCGAAGCTCGACGCCGAGGTCGCCGCCGGGGCCAAGCCGGCCGGCTCGGCCCTCTCGGCCTACTTCGTGGTGATGACCGAGCCCGAGCACCGGTACCAGGGCTACATCCGGCGGATCGCGTCGAAGGCGGAGACCAAGACCGAGAGCGCCGAGCAGCGGCACACGGTGAAGGTCGTCGTCGGCTTCAACGACGCGGTCCGCAACGAGTTCCTGGCCCGCAACCAGGAGTTCCGCCCCGGCGCCGAGGTCCGCGCCCGGATCGACTGCGGCGACGCCCGCCTGGCCTACGTCCTGTTCCGCAAGGTCGTCCAGGTGTGGCACGAGTCGGTCCTCTTCCGGTGGCCGTTCCTCCGCTGA